A stretch of the Vigna radiata var. radiata cultivar VC1973A chromosome 7, Vradiata_ver6, whole genome shotgun sequence genome encodes the following:
- the LOC106768308 gene encoding uncharacterized protein LOC106768308 has translation MDTTGKRKKDGKTVKEAHEHLKVGNEERIHVYYAHGQDNSNFVRRCYWLLDNKLQKMQIVVMIILDLTSVMAILGIQLNAVSIVNLIMAIGIVVEFCVHIVHAFTVSLGDRNQRAKTALCTMGASVFRCITSRCTWPWLSLATVSILRSLESKHTNQLCSISHCDSNSLLNEASLLKRVMMSKGLFQWK, from the exons ATGGACACaactggaaaaagaaaaaaggacgGGAAAACTGTTAAAGAAGCTCACGAGCACTTAAAA GTTGGTAATGAAGAAAGGATACATGTATATTATGCACATGGTCAGGATAACTCAAATTTTGTGCGAAGATGTTATTGGCTGCTTGATAA CAAGTTACAGAAGATGCAGATAGTTGTCATGATAATTTTGGACCTCACG AGTGTAATGGCAATTTTGGGTATCCAACTCAATGCAGTGTCTATTGTAAACCTTATTATGGCAATAGGGATTGTTGTGGAATTTTGTGTGCACATAGTCCATGCCTTCACG GTAAGCTTGGGAGATAGGAACCAACGAGCAAAGACAGCATTGTGTACCATGGGGGCTTCTGTATTCAG GTGTATTACTTCCAGATGTACTTGGCCTTGGTTATCATTGGCCACTGTGAGTATCTTGCGCAGTTTGGAATCCAAGCACACAAATCAGCTATGCTCCATTAGCCACTGTGAttcaaattcacttttaaatgAG GCTTCACTTTTGAAACGAGTAATGATGTCAAAAGGTTTATTCCAGTGGAAATAA
- the LOC106767931 gene encoding proline transporter 2 encodes MSKQDQELAMDVEGRGTLNIEQSEEKGTQNYDSGLATAHTIDSDSWKQVGLMLVTSFNCGWILSFSNLIMWPLGWTWGIICLLLVGLYTAYANWLLAAFHFVDNRRFIRYRDLMGYVYGKGMYHITWVFQFLTLLLGNMGFILLGGKALKEINSEFSDSPLRLQYYIVITGAAYFFYSFSIPTMSAMKNWLGVSAGLTFTYIIFLLFVLEKDGKSNSNRDFDISGSQVSKVFNSFGAISAIVVANTSGLLPEIQSTLRKPAVKNMRKALYLQYTVGVVFYYGVLVMGYWAYGSAVSAYLPENLSGPKWINVLINAIVFFQSIVSQHMFVAPILEALDTKFLEIDMAMHSGENLKRLFLLRAFFFTGNTFVAAAFPFMGDFVNFLGSFSLIPLTFMFPSMLFIKVKGRTASIEKKAWHWFNIVFSFLLTIATTISAVRLIVDNIQKYHFFADA; translated from the exons ATGTCAAAACA AGATCAAGAATTGGCCATGGATGTAGAAGGAAGAGGCACTCTGAATATCGAACAAAGCGAAGAAAAGGGTACCCAGAACTATGATTCTGGGCTGGCTACTGCTCATACTATTGATAGTG ATTCGTGGAAACAAGTGGGGTTGATGCTGGTGACAAGCTTCAACTGTGGGTGGATATTGAGTTTTTCCAATCTGATCATGTGGCCACTGGGTTGGACTTGGGGTATCATATGCCTTCTTCTTGTGGGTCTCTACACCGCCTATGCAAACTGGCTCTTGGCAGCATTTCATTTCGTTGATAATCGGAGATTCATTAGATACAGAGACCTTATGGGATATGTTtacg GTAAGGGTATGTACCACATCACCTGGGTTTTCCAGTTTTTGACCCTTCTTCTTGGAAATATGGGTTTCATCCTCCTTGGCGGTAAGGCACTAAAG GAAATCAACTCGGAATTTAGCGATTCTCCCTTGAGGCTCCAATACTACATAGTGATAACGGGAGCAGCTTACTTCTTCTATTCCTTCTCCATCCCAACAATGTCTGCCATGAAAAATTGGTTGGGAGTTTCTGCAGGGCTCACCttcacatatataatatttcttctctttgttttagaaaaagatG GGAAATCAAATTCGAACAGGGATTTCGATATCAGTGGCAGTCAAGTCAGTAAGGTGTTTAATTCCTTTGGTGCCATTTCTGCTATCGTTGTCGCCAACACCAGTGGCTTGCTCCCAGAGATACAG TCAACTCTACGTAAGCCAGCAGTGAAGAACATGAGGAAGGCCTTGTATTTACAATATACAGTGGGAGTTGTGTTCTATTATGGTGTTCTCGTAATGGGATATTGGGCTTATGGATCAGCGGTGTCAGCATACCTTCCTGAAAACCTAAGCGGTCCGAAATGGATTAATGTTCTCATCAATGCCATCGTCTTTTTCCAGTCCATCGTCTCCCAACAT atGTTTGTGGCTCCAATTCTGGAGGCGTTGGACACAAAGTTCCTAGAAATCGACATGGCCATGCATTCGGGGGAGAACTTAAAGCGCTTATTTCTCCTACGTGCGTTTTTCTTTACTGGGAATACCTTCGTTGCTGCAGCATTTCCTTTTATGGGTGACTTTGTAAACTTTCTCGGCTCATTTTCTCTCATTCCTCTGACATTCATGTTCCCCAGCATGCTCTTCATCAAG GTGAAGGGAAGAACAGCTAGCATAGAGAAGAAGGCGTGGCACTGGTTCaacattgttttttcttttcttctcacaATAGCAACCACGATTTCAGCAGTTCGGTTGATAGTTGACAACATCCAAAAGTATCATTTCTTTGCAGATGCATGA